One Lycium ferocissimum isolate CSIRO_LF1 unplaced genomic scaffold, AGI_CSIRO_Lferr_CH_V1 ctg97, whole genome shotgun sequence DNA segment encodes these proteins:
- the LOC132046167 gene encoding anther-specific protein LAT52, protein MAKAIVLLSALCIVALANFAHCHPEVFDVEGKVYCDTCRVQFETKLSQNIEGATVKLQCRNITTETETFSVEGVTDKDGKYKLTVEGDHQDDICEVTVVKSPREDCKEAVSGYEKARIECSDNVGMHNAVRYANPLFFMKAQAVEGCKEVLDELGLFPLEF, encoded by the exons ATGGCAAAGGCTATTGTGCTCCTCTCTGCTCTTTGCATTGTGGCCCTTGCCAACTTTGCACATTGCCACCCTGAAGTCTTTGATGTTGAAGGCAAGGTCTACTGTGACACATGCCGTGTTCAATTCGAGACAAAACTCAGCCAGAACATCGAAG GCGCGACTGTCAAGTTGCAGTGCAGGAACATCACCACTGAGACCGAGACCTTCTCGGTCGAGGGTGTGACCGACAAGGACGGAAAGTACAAATTGACAGTGGAAGGGGACCACCAGGACGACATTTGCGAGGTGACCGTGGTGAAGAGCCCAAGGGAAGACTGCAAAGAGGCTGTGTCTGGTTATGAAAAGGCAAGAATTGAGTGCAGTGACAATGTTGGCATGCACAATGCTGTGAGATATGCCAATCCACTTTTCTTCATGAAGGCTCAGGCTGTTGAAGGCTGCAAAGAAGTTCTTGATGAGTTGGGTTTATTCCCACTTGAATTCTAA